The genomic region TGATCTCCTGGTAACTCACATTCATACGAGAGTTTTTTGAGGCCTTGCTTTTAAAAAAATTAAAGACGGTGTTGCGAATCATAACCCCGAGCCAAGTGCGAAAGCGGCATTTGTATTCTTCGGGATCAAACTTGCCGATATTTTTCCATATCTTTACAAGTACGTCCTGCATCAATTCTTCAGAATCCTGAGATCCTACATTAAAGCGCCTAATGATCACAAAAATGTAGGGGCTGTAGTAAGTCACAAACTCTTCCCAGTTTTTTTCATTGTGCTCTGACTGCAGCTTACGAAGCAATGTGTAACGCGTGTTTTTGAATTCGTTCATACTTAAATAAAGGCTTAATTAAAGTGTTGACTAAAGTAAGGCTCGGAATATGGGATTGAATTATTTTAGCCTCCAAAGCCTTTAGCGTAAAGCTTTCAAAGGCAATTAATAGACTTTAAGATGAATCGCTGAATGAGTTCTCAATCAGCGTGGTCTAGCCTTATCTTCAGTTATAGACTGATGCCTACTTTTGTAAAAAGGAAGCTGATGCCTGTACATAGCTACTTAATTTTCAGAGCTTTCCAAGCTCTAATAGATCTTGTGATGTTATCGAGTTTGTTGCCCTTTATACCGTAGCCTTGTAGACTGACTGGGCCTTCAAAGTTTAATTTTTTTAGAACCCGAAAGAGACGTTCTTGAGGGAATGTTCCCTTATCGAGTGTTTGAATTAAAGTGGGCCAATTTTTCCCGTCAATATCAGCGCCGGAGGTACTCACTGCAAAGAGCTGTGGAGCACATAGTGCTAAAGTCT from Lentisphaera profundi harbors:
- a CDS encoding RNA polymerase sigma factor; amino-acid sequence: MNEFKNTRYTLLRKLQSEHNEKNWEEFVTYYSPYIFVIIRRFNVGSQDSEELMQDVLVKIWKNIGKFDPEEYKCRFRTWLGVMIRNTVFNFFKSKASKNSRMNVSYQEIMGKLELITEAEIDVISEREWKNHIAQLAWTKLKNDFSEQTQKVFEQSIKVDISNAELAKKFAISESSVRVFKMRVRKAMHKEIIRLNSELES